The following are from one region of the Penaeus monodon isolate SGIC_2016 chromosome 19, NSTDA_Pmon_1, whole genome shotgun sequence genome:
- the LOC119584975 gene encoding steroid receptor RNA activator 1-like, protein MEPIGPGSHDRAWNDPPKFAFNASATAGGQSGRRRLMNKRVPIPIGPSDGTAPVSPSLRPTDGPPKDGDLFRMKSPHGPPPTVSPAVSKLPDAKAEKEEKKKEDPLIEENLNTEEMLSEVKTALDESLEKVSGELKKSILDDITKRLEMMKKMWIEGELDPIVQRRMLLLARAMRESSYNEAWDIHQGLIVDFTSVCSAWMVGIKRIISEFRKTEKETTPEVAETEVKTTDGEEKEAEEPAEDVSEGVSNLVVQPEAHTKEGDAPSDSVGDMSQ, encoded by the exons ATGGAGCCCATTGGTCCGG GAAGCCATGACCGAGCCTGGAATGATCCTCCCAAATTTGCTTTCAATGCAAGTGCCACAGCAGGTGGACAGTCAGGAAGGAGACGTCTCATGAACAAGAGAGTGCCAATACCCATTGGCCCTTCTGATGGCACTGCACCAGTCTCTCCTTCTCTAAG ACCGACTGATGGACCGCCGAAAGACGGAGACCTGTTTCGTATGAAGAGCCCTCATGGACCGCCTCCCACAGTGTCTCCTGCAGTTAGTAAACTCCCAGATGCAAAGgctgaaaaggaggagaagaaaaaggaggatccTCTGATTGAGGAGAATTTGAATACTGAAGAAATGCTCTCCGAAGTGAAAACAGCTCTGGATGAGTCACTGGAGAAAGTGTCTGGTGAATTGAAG aaaagtattttagACGACATCACCAAACGGCttgagatgatgaagaaaatgtgGATTGAAGGTGAACTCGACCCTATTGTGCAGAGACGGATGTTGTTGCTTGCAAGAG CCATGAGAGAGAGCAGTTACAATGAGGCTTGGGATATCCACCAAGGACTTATTGTTGACTTCACCAGTGTTTGCTCTGCTTGGATGGTTGGTATAAAACGGATCATCTCAGAGTTTCGAAAAACGGAAAAGGAGACAACACCAGAGGTAGCAGAAACTGAGGTGAAGACCacagatggagaagaaaaggaagcagaggAGCCAGCAGAGGATGTGAGTGAAGGTGTCAGCAACCTCGTAGTCCAACCAGAAGCTCATACAAAGGAAGGTGATGCTCCATCTGATAGTGTAGGAGATATGAGCCAgtag
- the LOC119584974 gene encoding succinate--CoA ligase [ADP-forming] subunit beta, mitochondrial-like, which yields MAAAMYRGVLFAEKIIARRGAQVLSNAAVAPLAGVQQKRHLNVHEHVSFTLLKKAGIPVPGFGVAHTAEEAVDIAKGLDSTDVVVKAQVLTGGRGKGHFKGGLKGGVKLVYSADEAGDIAGKMIGDLLVTKQTGERGIACNKVMVCERKFPRREFYMAIMMERSFGGPVIIASSQGGVNIEDVAEESPDAIFKFPIDISVGMTDDKAKEIALKLGLESRLAETVAVIHSLYNAFVNYDASMIEINPYAEDTYGKMYALDAKMKFDDNAEFRQKDIFNERDWSQEDPKEVEASQHNLNYIALDGNIGCLVNGAGLAMATMDIIKLHGGSPANFLDVGGGATSEQVKEAFKIITADPQVHAIMVNIFGGIMRCDVIAQGIIAAAEELSLKIPIVVRLQGTNVDDAKALIALSNLRILPCDNLDDAAKMAVKLSNIMSLAKAANIDVKFEIPV from the exons ATGGCCGCCGCAATGTACCGGGGAGTCCTCTTCGCCGAGAAAATCATCGCCAGGAGAGGGGCACAG GTCCTGAGCAATGCAGCAGTTGCACCACTGGCAGGAGTACAGCAGAAGAGGCACCTTAATGTCCATGAACATGTGAGCTTCACCCTGCTCAAGAAGGCAGGAATTCCTGTTCCTGGCTTTGGTGTTGCTCACACAGCTGAAGAAGCTGTTGACATTGCCAAGGGCCTAGACTCCACCGATGTGGTTGTCAAGGCACAAGTGCTCACTGGTGGCCGCGGCAAGGGGCACTTCAAAGGGGGCCTGAAGGGAGGAGTAAAGCTTGTCTACTC GGCTGATGAAGCTGGAGATATTGCTGGCAAGATGATTGGTGACCTGCTGGTGACCAAAcagactggagagagaggaattgCCTGCAACAAGGTCATGGTTTGTGAACGAAAATTTCCTCGACGGGAGTTCTACATGGCAATCATGATGGAACGTTCATTTGGT GGGCCAGTGATCATTGCATCCTCACAGGGAGGAGTTAATATTGAAGATGTTGCAGAAGAGAGTCCTGATGCCATTTTTAAGTTCCCCATTGACATTTCAGTTG GTATGACTGATGATAAGGCAAAGGAAATCGCATTGAAGCTTGGTCTAGAATCACGACTTGCAGAGACCGTTGCTGTCATACACAGTCTTTACAATGCTTTCGTTAACTACGATGCCTCCATGATTGAGATCAACCCTTATGCTGAAGATACATATGGAAAGA TGTATGCTCTTGATGCTAAGATGAAGTTTGACGACAATGCAGAATTTCGTCAGAAGGACATCTTTAATGAGAGGGATTGGTCCCAAGAAGACCCCAAGGAAGTTGAAGCATCACAGCACAATCTGAATTACATTGCCCTTGATG GTAACATTGGGTGCTTGGTGAATGGAGCAGGGTTAGCTATGGCTACCATGGACATCATCAAGCTTCATGGTGGCTCACCAGCAAATTTCTTGGATGTTGGCGGTGGAGCTACTTCTGAACAGGTCAAGGAAGCATTCAAGATTATTACAGCAGATCCTCAG GTTCATGCTATTATGGTCAACATTTTTGGTGGCATCATGCGTTGTGATGTCATTGCACAGGGAATTATTGCTGCGGCAGAAGAGTTGTCACTAAAGATCCCTATTGTTGTCAGACTTCAG GGCACCAACGTGGATGATGCAAAGGCTCTCATTGCACTGTCTAACCTAAGAATCTTACCATGCGACAATCTTGATGATGCAGCGAAGATGGCAGTCAAGCTTTCGAATATCATGAGCCTTGCCAAGGCAGCAAATATTGATGTTAAGTTTGAGATCCCTGTATAG